Genomic window (Roseivirga sp. 4D4):
CGATAGTTTTCGTGCTTTCAACCCGGATCCCCACCATTATTCCTGGTGGAGTTACAGAGCAAACTCTCGGGCCAATAACAAAGGATGGCGCATTGATTATCACATGACCACGCGATCCATGGAAGAAAGATTAAAGTCAGCCTCCATACTTCCAGGGGCCCATCACTCGGATCACTGCCCGATTGTATTAGAAATTGACTGAATAAGTAGTATATTCTCCTCTTTATCAATCGTTTTACAATCCTTTGCGTATGATTTGCGTAATTAAAGTGTAAAACAAAATTTCAGAGGACATGGGATCTAATGAGGCACTGAAAAATCAACTAAAAGCCTATAAAGCAAAGTACTATAGGAATAAGGCGATTAAGGGTGCCATCGTGTTTGCCGCACTGATCCTTGCTTTTTTTCTGGTCATCAATACTGTAGAGTTTTCTGGTCGGCTTGGATCATCAGGTAGAGCTGCTCTATTATATGCTTTCATAGGTTTTGCCCTTGTCTCTTTCTATGGTTTAGTACTCAGGCATATTTTAACGATCAAGAATGTAAGCAAGCAGATCAGTAATGAAGAGGCCGCCCTTCAAATTGGGAAGTTCTTCCCAGAAATATCTGATAAGCTTCTGAATATCATTCAGTTAGAAAAGCTCTCTAGTAAAGAGAACGAATTGCTTCTAGCAAGTATCAGACAGAAAAGTAGTAGTATTCAACAAGTTCCTTTTGTAAATGCCATTGACTTAAAGGCCAACAAGAGATACCTCCGTTATGTATATACTCCTGTAGCCATCATCGTTGCGCTGTTAATATTTTTGCCCCAATTTATCACGGAAAGCTCAACCCGTATCATTAAGTACAATTCTGACTTCAAGGCTGAGGCACCATTCTCCTTTATCATCGACACTCAGCAATTAGAAGGCTTTATTGATGAGCCGTTTACTCTGTCGATAGAAACAAAAGGACAATTAAGCCCAAATGATGTATTCATTTGGATTAATGAGCGCAAAATTAAAGTCTCGAAGCTGGGTACTGACAAATTTGAATATAGAATTGATCGTTTACGCGGTGATATAAGTTTCAGTCTAGAGTCTGAGGGCATACTATCCGATCGCTATACAATCGATGCAGCCTTTAGGCCATCTATTGACCTCTTTAGCATGGACATAGAATACCCTAAGTACACACTAAGAGAAAATGAGAGTATTCGTAACTCTGGAAACCTTACGGTACCCGAGGGCACTCAAGTCAGTTGGAAGTTCAGTACGCAACACACTGAATCACTCTCCGTATTATTTGCCAATAAAAATGAACTTGTTTCAGCCGAAGACCTTAATAATGGTCAATTTCAAATCAAAAAGACCATTGAAAGTTCAGGCCCTTACTCCATCCAACTTCAAAACGAATTCAGCAGTAACAAAGACTCTCTCAAATTTCAAATCGAAGTGATCAAAGACAGGTACCCAGAAATCGTTTTAGATCAATTCCAGGATACCGTGCTCTACAAAAACATTGTCCTTGGTGGAAATATTAGAGATGACTATGGGTTCTCATCCCTTTCCTTTCACTATTCATATGATGGAGAACGTTCATATGAGTCCTTCAAGATCCCTTTTAACCGAGAGCTATCCGATCAAAGTTATTACCAAGTCTATACACTGGATTCAGCAAAGATTCAGGCTGGAGCTGAGTTGAAGTATTATATGCAAGTCGCTGACAATGATGCTGTCAATGGTTCCAAGGCTGTGAAGTCTGCAACCTATAGCTTCAAAATCCCATCGCTGGAAGACATTGAAGCTGAAATCGAAGCCAATGACAAGCAAATTCAGAGTGAAATTGATAAGACCTTAGAAGATGCCAGGGAACTGAACAAAATGATTGAAGAGGCAGATGAACGCCTAAAAACCAAGAAGGAGATAGAGTGGCAGGATGAAAAACTCATGCAAGAAATTCTGGACCAAAAAGAAAAACTTGCCGAGAAGGTCGATGAACTGAAAAAGGAAAACCAGCTAAACAATCAGAAGCTAGAGCAATTCAAACCCCAAAACGAATCCATTAAACAGAAAATGGAACAGCTCCAAGAAATCATGAACAACGTCTTGGATGATGAAATGAAAAAACTCTATGATGAACTTAGAGAGTTGCTGGAGGAACAGTCTGATATAGAGGAGTTTAGGGACAAAATGGATGATCTTCGGGAAAACAGTAGCAACCTTGAAGAAGACCTGGAAAGAACATTGGAGCTCTTTAAAAAACTGCAGTTTGACAAGATGTTGGAAGACAACATCGAGAAGTTACAAGAGGAAATTGACGATCAGGAAGCCCTAAATAAAGAAACACAAAAGGGAGAGAAAACAAACGAAGAACTAGCCGAACAACAGAAGAAGGAGCAAGAAGATCTAGAAAAATTACAAGAGGAACTGGACAAACTCAACGAGCTAAATCAAGACAGGAAAAACCCAGACAGTTTGCCCGAAGATTTGGATGAAGACCTTGAGGAAGCTAAAGAAGAGCAACAAAAAGCTCAAGAAGAATTAAACCCAGAAGGCCAGAATTCCGAAGGTGAGAAAGGAGAAAACGAAGAAAACTCACAGGAGAAAGAACAACAAAAAAGTGAAGGCCAAGAGTCTCAAAGTGAACAACAACGCCAAAATGCCTCCAAGGCTCAAAAACGGGCTGCGGAAAAAATGAAAGAGGTAAAGCAAAGCCTTCAATCTATGCAGAGCGGAGCGCAGATGGAACAACAGCAAGAAAACCTCGAGA
Coding sequences:
- a CDS encoding DUF4175 family protein, with protein sequence MGSNEALKNQLKAYKAKYYRNKAIKGAIVFAALILAFFLVINTVEFSGRLGSSGRAALLYAFIGFALVSFYGLVLRHILTIKNVSKQISNEEAALQIGKFFPEISDKLLNIIQLEKLSSKENELLLASIRQKSSSIQQVPFVNAIDLKANKRYLRYVYTPVAIIVALLIFLPQFITESSTRIIKYNSDFKAEAPFSFIIDTQQLEGFIDEPFTLSIETKGQLSPNDVFIWINERKIKVSKLGTDKFEYRIDRLRGDISFSLESEGILSDRYTIDAAFRPSIDLFSMDIEYPKYTLRENESIRNSGNLTVPEGTQVSWKFSTQHTESLSVLFANKNELVSAEDLNNGQFQIKKTIESSGPYSIQLQNEFSSNKDSLKFQIEVIKDRYPEIVLDQFQDTVLYKNIVLGGNIRDDYGFSSLSFHYSYDGERSYESFKIPFNRELSDQSYYQVYTLDSAKIQAGAELKYYMQVADNDAVNGSKAVKSATYSFKIPSLEDIEAEIEANDKQIQSEIDKTLEDARELNKMIEEADERLKTKKEIEWQDEKLMQEILDQKEKLAEKVDELKKENQLNNQKLEQFKPQNESIKQKMEQLQEIMNNVLDDEMKKLYDELRELLEEQSDIEEFRDKMDDLRENSSNLEEDLERTLELFKKLQFDKMLEDNIEKLQEEIDDQEALNKETQKGEKTNEELAEQQKKEQEDLEKLQEELDKLNELNQDRKNPDSLPEDLDEDLEEAKEEQQKAQEELNPEGQNSEGEKGENEENSQEKEQQKSEGQESQSEQQRQNASKAQKRAAEKMKEVKQSLQSMQSGAQMEQQQENLENLRDLVDNLVTLSFNQEGLMNEFKEIRQSDPRYVKLSQRQLKLQDDSKIIQDSLISLSQRVFQISSFVMRELGEMNRQMDGAVETLKEKRVSQAVGKQQFAMTSINNLALLLDDVVQQMQQQMASQMGKGSSKGNQKNKPQMGGLSELQQQLSEQIKELKESGMSGRQLSEQLAKLASQQERLRNALENFETGLDGNKLGEKIDQLINQMEENEWDLINKSITDETVQRQQDILTRLLEAENSVQERGEDEERKGRTAFDYDLSIPESLNEYLKAKEKEIELLRTIPAKLNPYYKKETNKYFKKIKEKN